The sequence TCGGTGAAGCCTTGTCCAGTGCTCAAGGCGGATCAGTCCCACGGGGATGGTGCAGAGAAGACCCATCCCCGTAAACTGTATGATGAACGCGGAGGCGCCGAACATGTCTATGACGATGCCGGAAACAACCGCTGATACAGTGAAGCCCAGCGAACCGTACAGGCGCATTCTGCCGTAGGCTGTACCGTGTTCTTCGGCGAAGCCCATGGCTGCGTTGTCCATAACGGGGATTATCCCTACTCTGAAAAGCGAGAACAGGGTGAGGCAGACAAGAGCAGCGGTAAAGCTGTTCATGAAAAAGAGCGGCAGCATTGAGACGGAGGACATAACCGCCGCAGCCCGCACGAAGAGGGTCTTGCTGTGCGCTCTGCTGTATATTTCAGTCCAGAGAGAGGTGGCAAGAAACTTCATAACAGGAAATACCGCAAGGAGAATGCCTATTTCCGTTCCTGAGAACTCCCGTGATTTGAAGAAATAGCCCGCATAGGGAAAGATTGCCCCAAGGGTGGAGAAGTGGAGAAAGTAGAAGGTTATTAAGCCGGCGCGGATTCCGAACCGGCTTTCAGCCTTTTTATTCACATTGTCAGCCCAAAGGCGACATAGCTCTGAGTTTGTTTGCGCTGGTGCAGATCATCTCAACGGCTGCTTTCACTTCCTCTTCGGTGGTGAACCTGCCGAAGCTGAAGCGGAGTGAGCCGTGCATATCCACGGGGTCGGCATTCATGGCGTAAAGCACGTGAGATGCGTCCACGCTGTCGGATGTGCATGCGCTGCCTGTTGAGCAGCATACTTCGCTGGCGTAAACCATCAGGGCTTCGCCCTCTATGTATCTGAAGGCTATGTTCGATACGCTGCACACTCTGTCAGCGCCTGCGCCGTTTATGTATGTATCAGGCACACGGGCAAGGATTTCCTGCTCGAACATATCACGGAACCTGCGTACTCTTTTTACTTCCTCTTCCCCTTCCGCCGCAAGTATCTCAAGGGCTTTTGCCACGGCGGCTATGTTCGCCACGTTTTCAGTGCCCGCGCGAAGCCCGTATTCCTGACTTCCGCCACATACTATGGGGATTATGAGGTCTTTTAAGTTTTCATCTATGTAGAGGATGCCTATTCCCTTGGGAGCGTTGAACTTATGTCCGGAGAAGCTCATGAGCTGAACTCCGAGCTCGCTTACGTCGGTGGAAAGTTTGCCCACAGCCTGCACAGCGTCTGTGTGGACAATTATCCCTCTTTCTCTGGCGATGGAGGCTATCTCCTTAACTGGCTGGACAGTACCGACTTCGTTGTTTACGAGCATAACGGAAACAAGTATTGTGTCCGGTCTGAGGGCTTTTCTGAAATCATCCACAGAGATAACGCCGCTTTTGCTCACAGGCAGATATGTCACTTCAAACCCAGCCTTCTGGAGGGATTTGCAGGTTTCAAGAACCGCCTTGTGTTCTATAGAGGTGGTGATGATGTGCTTGCCTTTATGTTTCAGCGCCTCAGCCATGCCTTTGATGGCAAGGTTGTCGGATGATGTTCCGCTGGCGGTGAACACTATTTCGTGCGGTTCGCATTTGATATAGGAGGCAACAACGGCTCTGGCGTTTTCAACGTCTTCCCGCACTTCTCTGCCGAGAATGTGGATGCTGGAGGGGTTGGCGTATTTTTCCGTCAGAAACGGAATCATAGCCTCATAAACCCGCCTGTCCACAGGGGTCGTTGCGCTATAATCCAGATAAATTGGCATTTTTTCCTCCGAGAGCGTGCTTCTTCAAGTCTTCTATAGTAATATTTTCAAGGTAATTATCAACATTTTTTTTCAATCCCAGCCACAGCCAGTTGATGGCGCAGGTGCTGAATTTGGAGCAGTCTTCTCCGTCAGTGCAGTCTACGGGGCTGATGGGTCCGTCCATTGCGATCACAACATCCTTCACCGTGATCACTGATGCGTCCTTGGAGAGCATGTAGCCGCCGCCGGCTCCCCTTGAGCCGATGACTATATTATATTTTTTGAGCTGAATGAAGATCTGCTCAAGATATTTTCTGGAAATGGTCTCCATCTGGGCTATCTGGGTAAGCGCAACAGGGTCTCTGTCACCGCCGAGAACTACAAGAGCGTAAATCGCTCTTATGGCATATCTGCTTTTAGTTGTAATTTTCATGTTCTTTCAGCCTTTTTTCGTAGCTCCTGAATCTCTTTCTCAAGCTCCACAACCCTTGCGACCACGCAGCTAATCGCTTTTGCGACAGGGTCAGGCAGCTTATCATGATCCAGAGCGCTGATGTTATCATCTTTCTGCTGACCTACGGCTCTGCCCGGGACTCCCACCACAGTGGCGTTGGGGGGGACTTCCTTCACAACTACGGAATTTGAGCCTATTTTGGCGTTTTCACCCACCGTAAAAGGACCCAGAACCTTTGAACCTGAACCAACTATAACATTATTTTTTAAAGTAGGGTGCCTTTTTTCTTTCTTAAGACTAACTCCGCCTAAAGTCACGCCCTGATATATGGTTACATCATCCCCTATTTCGGCTGTCTCCCCTATTACCACACCCATTCCGTGGTCAATGAAGAAGCGCTTGCCTATTGTGGCGCCGGGGTGAATTTCTATCCCTGTGAAAAATCTGCCGATGTGAGAGGTGAACCTGCCTAAGAAGTAGAGCTTATTGCGCCAGAACCAGTTTGCCACACGGTAAAAAAGCATTGCGTGGAAACCCGGATAACAAAAAATAATTTCCGCCACGCTGCGGACAGCGGGGTCACGCTGGTAAATTGTATTTATTTCTTCTTTTAGATATTTGAATACGTTCATATCCTACTCCGGGTGTAGTATTCTATGTTAAAATAAAAGCCCCGGAATGCGGGGCAATTATCAGCAATGGTTAATTATGCTTCGATTGCGTCAACAGGGCAAACTTCTACACAAGCTCCGCAGTCTGTACAGGCGTCGGCATCGATCACTCTAGCGTCTTCACCTTCAGAGATAGCGTTTACAGGGCATTCGTCTTCGCAAACACCACAGTTGGTACAGGCGTCAGTAATTGTATGAGCCATGTCACACCTCCATTAATATTTTCCGAACATATGATCTTGCCCTGAGGCTGTCAATACAAAAATGCGTGTTAGAAATGCCTTACTTTCAGGCGTTTCAGGGGAAGTTGGAAAACACATTGAATTATTGCGCAAAAGACTATAGAAAATATGCAGGACAGACATGGAAAATAAGTCGAAAGGTATGGTGCTGAAATGGAAAATATTAAATTTGTCAAATTAGTGAGCGGCGATACATGTATAGGAGTAAAAGACGATGAACAGAACGTGCTTAAGGATGTTGCGGTTGTTCAGGCTGTTCCCATGGGCGGTTCAGGCATTCAGATAGCGATTCTCCCCTTCGGCTTTCCTTACGAGGACGAAATCGGCGGTGAAATCGGCTGGGACAAGGTTATGTACGTTTACGCCGAGTTCCCCGAGGACATAAAAAACAAATACATCGAAGCCAAAAGCGGAATCCGCATGGCGGGCGGCGGAATGGGCGGTCTCGGCGGGGCTGCTCCCAAGGGCAGAAGCGACAGCGGGATTAT is a genomic window of Geovibrio thiophilus containing:
- a CDS encoding MFS transporter, which produces MNKKAESRFGIRAGLITFYFLHFSTLGAIFPYAGYFFKSREFSGTEIGILLAVFPVMKFLATSLWTEIYSRAHSKTLFVRAAAVMSSVSMLPLFFMNSFTAALVCLTLFSLFRVGIIPVMDNAAMGFAEEHGTAYGRMRLYGSLGFTVSAVVSGIVIDMFGASAFIIQFTGMGLLCTIPVGLIRLEHWTRLHRRAESILFDRNTVVMTVMLIVYLSSNAFHGNFFNIKVSEAGGSQTLAGYMWAAGVLCEILLLYFTDSLLKRFSARQVMFFSVFMAVIRYTLTALTGSLAVLFLANMLHGFTYGSFHVAALTYFRRVFGADRQLKAQSIYSGLGFGLGSVGGSFISGIAYDLSGSTGVFAVTAALCAFSMLPLLIMKTDR
- a CDS encoding cysteine desulfurase family protein, with translation MPIYLDYSATTPVDRRVYEAMIPFLTEKYANPSSIHILGREVREDVENARAVVASYIKCEPHEIVFTASGTSSDNLAIKGMAEALKHKGKHIITTSIEHKAVLETCKSLQKAGFEVTYLPVSKSGVISVDDFRKALRPDTILVSVMLVNNEVGTVQPVKEIASIARERGIIVHTDAVQAVGKLSTDVSELGVQLMSFSGHKFNAPKGIGILYIDENLKDLIIPIVCGGSQEYGLRAGTENVANIAAVAKALEILAAEGEEEVKRVRRFRDMFEQEILARVPDTYINGAGADRVCSVSNIAFRYIEGEALMVYASEVCCSTGSACTSDSVDASHVLYAMNADPVDMHGSLRFSFGRFTTEEEVKAAVEMICTSANKLRAMSPLG
- a CDS encoding RrF2 family transcriptional regulator; the protein is MKITTKSRYAIRAIYALVVLGGDRDPVALTQIAQMETISRKYLEQIFIQLKKYNIVIGSRGAGGGYMLSKDASVITVKDVVIAMDGPISPVDCTDGEDCSKFSTCAINWLWLGLKKNVDNYLENITIEDLKKHALGGKNANLSGL
- the cysE gene encoding serine O-acetyltransferase is translated as MNVFKYLKEEINTIYQRDPAVRSVAEIIFCYPGFHAMLFYRVANWFWRNKLYFLGRFTSHIGRFFTGIEIHPGATIGKRFFIDHGMGVVIGETAEIGDDVTIYQGVTLGGVSLKKEKRHPTLKNNVIVGSGSKVLGPFTVGENAKIGSNSVVVKEVPPNATVVGVPGRAVGQQKDDNISALDHDKLPDPVAKAISCVVARVVELEKEIQELRKKAERT
- a CDS encoding DUF362 domain-containing protein; this translates as MAHTITDACTNCGVCEDECPVNAISEGEDARVIDADACTDCGACVEVCPVDAIEA